In Deinococcus aerius, the following are encoded in one genomic region:
- a CDS encoding transglycosylase domain-containing protein gives MRLFTGLGVLLLLGAAGAGGMWWAWGRDLPSVQDLDVLEFSGKTRVYDRQGSLVGTLTPSLGSGEGVNRDLLKLNEISPWLQKAIVTSEDRRFFEHHGVDYIGIARGLLKGIFENDLEGGSSITQQVVKNTLLSDLKSARTPERKFKEAVLAYQLERSFTKNQILNAYLNVIYWGDGGRSDIIGAGTAARAYFRKSAADLNLAESVYLTTIVPAPNKRYKDFQAYRPLMRNLLDRMVEDGRVTKAEADAAWRTPIYPAGWRIGWNSDGTVRSAVLERPERLQENMPPPPVQTAFHYLQAVERELIPKIGRKALFGGGKVYTALDLGAQEASERASLNAQLPDGATLGLALVSPKNGEVLALVGQKLTGGRPSDWNNATQARRQVGSSIKPLLYTLALEKGWKQSDTVLDAPLTGDYQPQNYDGRWTGRYVTMRYALDHSLNLPTVRIAQEVGLSSFEAKLRELGLDPPPNAGLSLSIGTLEASPLQMAAAYAPFANGGLYYTPTLVRRVEDDRGQVLYNRPTPQGKRVWDERTAWLGLDMIRGVVNDLTPAEGGLATRAQIPGREVGGKTGTTNDVKDLWFAGVTPTISGAVWVGKQAGGALPGWAYSGEIPTPVWQQAVAGALAGQPRQSFTEPGGITYRVVRRVEMAFREEEADQEQVARDGSGNGEGGGFFSRRDRAPAPAPQPEPDPASQPGPVTEVPPQDAPTGEVPSLDLNAVPVDPAIDGIPTGDPYAAPQENPAPQENTPVQPNTDETFTSGEPEPLPAEPAPDSGSSIDIAPEPAPAEPQPLPEEGGDIPVSPDGFSTDGNQTDGSSESSPSETAPTF, from the coding sequence ATGCGGTTGTTCACTGGCCTGGGCGTGCTCCTCCTGCTGGGGGCGGCGGGCGCGGGGGGGATGTGGTGGGCCTGGGGGCGCGACCTGCCCAGCGTGCAGGACCTCGACGTGCTGGAATTCAGCGGCAAGACCCGGGTGTACGACCGCCAGGGGTCTCTCGTGGGCACCCTGACCCCCAGCCTGGGCAGCGGCGAGGGCGTGAACCGCGACCTCCTCAAGCTCAACGAGATCAGCCCCTGGCTGCAAAAGGCCATCGTGACGAGCGAGGACCGCCGTTTCTTCGAGCACCACGGGGTCGACTACATCGGCATTGCGCGCGGGCTCCTGAAGGGCATCTTCGAGAACGACCTGGAGGGCGGCTCCTCCATCACCCAGCAGGTCGTGAAGAACACGCTGCTCTCCGACCTCAAGAGTGCGCGCACCCCCGAGCGCAAGTTCAAGGAGGCGGTCCTCGCCTACCAACTGGAGCGCAGCTTCACGAAGAACCAGATTCTCAACGCCTACCTCAACGTCATCTACTGGGGCGACGGGGGGCGCAGCGACATCATCGGGGCGGGGACGGCGGCGAGGGCGTACTTCAGGAAGAGTGCCGCTGACCTCAACCTCGCCGAGAGCGTCTACCTCACGACCATCGTGCCCGCGCCCAACAAGCGGTACAAGGACTTCCAGGCGTACCGTCCGCTCATGCGAAATCTGCTCGACCGCATGGTGGAGGACGGGCGGGTCACGAAGGCGGAGGCCGACGCCGCGTGGCGCACCCCGATCTACCCGGCGGGCTGGCGCATCGGCTGGAACAGTGACGGTACTGTTCGCAGCGCCGTTTTGGAACGGCCCGAACGCCTCCAGGAGAACATGCCTCCGCCCCCCGTCCAGACCGCCTTTCACTACCTCCAGGCGGTCGAGCGCGAACTCATCCCCAAGATCGGGCGCAAGGCGCTCTTCGGCGGGGGCAAGGTGTACACGGCGCTGGACCTCGGGGCACAGGAGGCGTCTGAGCGGGCGAGTTTGAACGCGCAACTCCCCGACGGCGCCACCCTGGGCCTGGCCCTCGTCAGCCCGAAAAATGGGGAGGTCCTGGCGCTCGTCGGGCAGAAGCTGACGGGCGGGCGGCCCTCGGACTGGAACAACGCCACCCAGGCGCGGCGGCAGGTGGGCAGCTCCATCAAACCGCTGTTGTATACGCTGGCGCTCGAAAAGGGCTGGAAGCAGAGCGACACCGTGCTGGACGCGCCGCTGACCGGTGACTACCAGCCGCAGAACTACGACGGGCGCTGGACCGGCCGCTACGTCACCATGCGGTACGCGCTCGACCACAGCCTGAACCTCCCCACCGTCCGCATCGCGCAGGAGGTGGGGCTGTCCAGTTTCGAGGCCAAGTTGCGCGAATTGGGGCTCGACCCGCCCCCGAACGCGGGCCTGTCCCTGAGCATCGGCACCCTGGAGGCGAGCCCGCTCCAGATGGCCGCCGCCTATGCCCCCTTCGCCAACGGCGGCCTCTACTACACGCCCACGCTGGTGCGCCGGGTGGAGGATGACCGCGGGCAGGTGCTCTACAACCGACCGACCCCGCAGGGCAAAAGGGTGTGGGACGAGCGCACCGCCTGGCTAGGGCTGGACATGATCCGCGGCGTGGTGAACGACCTCACCCCCGCCGAGGGCGGCCTCGCCACCCGCGCGCAGATTCCTGGCCGGGAGGTGGGCGGCAAGACGGGCACGACCAACGACGTGAAGGACCTGTGGTTCGCCGGGGTCACGCCCACGATCAGCGGGGCGGTCTGGGTCGGCAAGCAGGCGGGCGGCGCGCTGCCAGGCTGGGCCTACAGCGGCGAGATTCCCACCCCCGTGTGGCAGCAGGCGGTGGCGGGGGCGCTTGCCGGGCAGCCGCGCCAGAGCTTCACCGAGCCCGGCGGCATCACCTACCGGGTGGTGCGCCGCGTCGAGATGGCCTTCCGCGAGGAGGAGGCCGATCAGGAACAGGTCGCCCGCGACGGCAGCGGGAACGGCGAGGGAGGGGGCTTCTTCAGCCGCCGGGACCGCGCGCCCGCCCCGGCCCCTCAGCCGGAGCCCGACCCCGCCTCCCAGCCTGGCCCCGTGACCGAGGTGCCCCCGCAGGACGCCCCCACCGGGGAGGTGCCCTCCCTCGACCTCAACGCGGTGCCCGTGGACCCGGCCATCGACGGCATTCCCACCGGTGACCCGTATGCCGCCCCTCAGGAGAATCCGGCACCCCAGGAGAACACCCCCGTTCAGCCGAACACGGACGAGACCTTCACGTCCGGTGAGCCCGAACCTCTGCCCGCCGAACCCGCTCCCGACAGCGGCTCCTCCATCGACATCGCGCCGGAACCGGCCCCCGCCGAGCCGCAGCCCCTCCCCGAGGAGGGTGGCGACATACCCGTCTCGCCCGATGGGTTCTCGACGGACGGCAACCAGACAGACGGCAGCAGCGAGAGCAGCCCCTCCGAGACGGCCCCCACCTTCTAA
- a CDS encoding uracil-xanthine permease family protein: MTQTVPAAPPPSPARPERRLVLGVQHAIAMFGATVLVPILVGLSPSVALFGAGLATLIFHLLTGGRVPIFLGSSFAFIAPTALVVREMGPGAAAGGLIAAGAMYLLFSGLVRLFGTDRLLRVFPPVVTGPVIIVIGLGLSSVAVNEAKTNWWLALVTLAAAVVASVYGRGLFRMIPILIGVVVGYLVALATGQIGGEALNAISAAPLLGLPDFHAPALDWRAVAIIAPVAVVTFIEHVGDVIVNGRVVGQNFLQNPGLSRTLFADGIANMSSAALGGPAATTYAENTGVLALTRVYDPAILRIGAVFAILFGCSPKLAAVLKSLPQGVLGGVSILLFGMIASVGIRTLAEARIDFAHSRNLIVVSLILVLGLGGAAFPITVGGTTLTLSGMALAAVVGIVANLLLPAQRAEVDGVPAEAERVVH; encoded by the coding sequence ATGACCCAGACCGTCCCCGCCGCCCCGCCCCCCAGCCCGGCCCGCCCGGAGCGCCGCCTGGTTCTCGGCGTGCAGCACGCCATCGCCATGTTCGGGGCGACGGTGCTCGTGCCCATCCTGGTGGGCCTCTCGCCCAGCGTGGCCCTCTTCGGGGCGGGGCTCGCCACCCTGATCTTTCACCTGCTCACCGGGGGCCGGGTGCCCATCTTCCTGGGCTCCAGCTTCGCCTTCATCGCGCCGACTGCGCTGGTCGTGAGGGAGATGGGGCCGGGCGCGGCGGCGGGCGGATTGATTGCCGCCGGGGCGATGTACCTGCTCTTCAGCGGGCTGGTGAGGCTCTTCGGCACCGACCGGCTGCTGCGGGTGTTTCCGCCGGTCGTCACCGGCCCCGTCATCATCGTGATCGGGCTGGGGCTGTCCAGCGTCGCGGTCAACGAGGCGAAGACGAACTGGTGGCTCGCTCTCGTCACGCTCGCCGCCGCCGTGGTCGCCAGCGTGTACGGGCGCGGGCTCTTCCGCATGATCCCCATCCTGATCGGCGTGGTGGTCGGCTACCTCGTCGCGCTCGCTACCGGGCAGATCGGGGGTGAGGCCCTGAACGCCATCTCGGCTGCCCCCTTGCTGGGCCTGCCCGACTTCCACGCCCCCGCGCTCGACTGGCGGGCGGTCGCCATCATCGCGCCCGTCGCCGTCGTGACCTTTATCGAGCACGTGGGGGACGTGATCGTGAACGGGCGGGTCGTCGGCCAGAACTTCCTGCAAAACCCGGGGCTGAGCCGCACCCTCTTTGCCGACGGCATCGCCAACATGAGCAGCGCGGCGCTCGGCGGACCGGCGGCCACGACCTACGCTGAGAACACGGGGGTGCTGGCCCTGACGCGGGTGTACGACCCGGCCATTCTCCGCATCGGCGCCGTGTTCGCCATCCTCTTCGGCTGCTCGCCCAAGCTGGCTGCCGTCCTGAAGAGTCTGCCGCAGGGCGTGCTGGGCGGCGTGTCCATCCTCCTCTTCGGCATGATCGCCTCCGTGGGCATCCGCACCCTGGCCGAGGCGCGGATCGACTTCGCGCACTCGCGCAACCTCATCGTGGTGAGCCTGATCCTGGTGCTGGGCCTGGGCGGGGCGGCCTTTCCCATCACGGTGGGCGGCACGACGCTCACCCTCTCGGGCATGGCGCTCGCCGCCGTGGTGGGCATCGTGGCGAACCTCCTCCTGCCCGCCCAGAGGGCCGAGGTGGACGGCGTGCCCGCGGAGGCGGAACGGGTCGTTCACTAA
- a CDS encoding DUF817 domain-containing protein — MTRPGVGRATLEPMSAPAFPRRDARFWRQLWQFTRGQAACCTFAFAVVGLLALSRALPLGAWGLARYDFLLLGCLLVQGALLALRFETPREAGVILLFHALGFTLEAFKVAHGSWAYPEDALSKVLGVPLYAGFMYASVGSYMTQAWRRFGLALEHAPPLRVQGGLAAAAYLNFFTHHFGPDLRYVVTAALLLAYRRTRAAFTVGPERYTMPLGLAFALIGGFVFLAENAATRLGAWVYPHQSGGWQPVHLAKWLAWTLMVVVAFLIVSGLKRWEERGRAAHTGVAAPPPLSPAKGAAAPQPTRDLS, encoded by the coding sequence ATGACGCGCCCCGGGGTGGGGCGGGCCACGCTGGAACCCATGTCCGCCCCCGCCTTTCCGCGCCGGGACGCCCGGTTCTGGCGCCAGCTCTGGCAGTTCACCCGGGGGCAGGCGGCGTGCTGCACCTTCGCCTTCGCGGTGGTGGGCCTGCTCGCGCTGTCGCGGGCGCTGCCGCTGGGAGCGTGGGGGCTGGCCCGCTACGACTTCCTGCTGCTGGGCTGCCTGCTGGTGCAGGGGGCACTGCTCGCCCTGCGCTTCGAGACGCCGCGCGAGGCGGGAGTCATCCTGCTGTTTCACGCGCTGGGCTTCACGCTGGAGGCCTTCAAGGTCGCCCACGGGAGCTGGGCCTACCCGGAGGACGCGCTGAGCAAGGTGCTGGGCGTGCCGCTCTACGCGGGCTTCATGTACGCGAGCGTCGGCAGCTACATGACCCAGGCGTGGCGGCGGTTCGGCCTCGCCCTTGAGCATGCCCCACCCCTGCGCGTTCAGGGTGGGCTGGCGGCGGCGGCCTACCTGAACTTCTTCACGCACCACTTCGGGCCGGACCTGCGCTACGTGGTCACGGCGGCGCTGCTGCTCGCCTACCGCCGGACGAGGGCCGCCTTCACCGTGGGGCCGGAGCGGTACACCATGCCGCTGGGCCTCGCCTTCGCGCTGATCGGCGGCTTCGTCTTCCTGGCCGAGAATGCCGCGACCCGGCTGGGGGCCTGGGTCTACCCGCACCAGTCGGGCGGCTGGCAGCCCGTCCACCTCGCGAAATGGCTGGCCTGGACCCTGATGGTGGTCGTGGCCTTTCTGATCGTGTCGGGATTGAAACGCTGGGAGGAGCGGGGGCGGGCAGCACACACCGGAGTTGCCGCACCTCCTCCCCTCTCTCCCGCAAAGGGTGCCGCTGCCCCGCAGCCTACCCGCGATTTGTCCTAG
- the hisF gene encoding imidazole glycerol phosphate synthase subunit HisF — MLTKRIIPCLDVQNGRVVKNVRFFEDHRDAGDPLTLAQAYEAQQADELVFYDITATHEGRSLMLDVAAQVAEQVMMPLTVGGGVNAVSDFRQLLMAGADKVSVNSGAVRRPEVIREASDHYGAQCVVLSIDAKRRPNGEGWTVHVGGGRVDTGLDLLEWAERGQHLGAGEICLNVMDADGTRAGFDLEATRAVASAVDLPVIASGGAGRLEDFRDVLTDGLADAALAASVFHFGELTVPQVKTYLRGQGLPVRPEWRDL, encoded by the coding sequence ATGTTGACGAAGCGCATCATCCCGTGCCTGGACGTGCAAAACGGGCGGGTGGTCAAGAACGTGCGGTTTTTCGAGGACCACCGCGACGCCGGGGACCCCCTCACCCTCGCCCAGGCCTACGAGGCGCAGCAGGCCGACGAACTGGTGTTCTACGACATCACCGCCACGCACGAGGGCCGCTCGCTGATGCTCGACGTGGCCGCCCAGGTCGCCGAGCAGGTCATGATGCCGCTGACGGTCGGGGGCGGGGTGAACGCCGTCTCGGACTTCCGGCAACTGCTGATGGCGGGGGCGGACAAGGTGAGCGTGAACAGCGGGGCGGTGCGGCGCCCTGAGGTGATCCGCGAGGCGTCGGACCACTACGGCGCCCAGTGCGTGGTGCTGAGCATCGACGCCAAGCGCAGGCCGAACGGCGAGGGCTGGACGGTCCACGTGGGCGGGGGCCGGGTGGACACCGGCCTCGACCTGCTGGAGTGGGCCGAGCGGGGGCAACACCTGGGCGCGGGCGAAATCTGCCTGAACGTGATGGACGCCGACGGCACCCGGGCGGGCTTCGACCTGGAGGCCACCCGGGCCGTCGCCTCGGCGGTGGACCTGCCCGTGATCGCCTCGGGCGGGGCGGGGCGGCTGGAGGACTTCCGCGACGTGCTGACGGACGGGCTCGCGGACGCTGCCCTTGCCGCCAGCGTGTTCCACTTCGGCGAACTGACCGTGCCGCAGGTCAAAACGTATCTAAGGGGCCAGGGCCTGCCCGTGCGCCCGGAGTGGAGGGACCTGTGA
- the ttcA gene encoding tRNA 2-thiocytidine(32) synthetase TtcA has protein sequence MTHTLTPETQRLFSTLVRGAAQAITDYRMIEDGDRVMVCLSGGKDSYTLLDILLHLQKRAPIDFEIVAVNLDQGQPGFPTHVLPEYLTRLGVRHDILTEDTYSIVKEKVPEGKTTCSLCSRLRRGILYRHAREIGATKIALGHHRDDILETLFMNMFFGARLKAMPPKLQSDDGTNVVIRPLAYLAERDIERYAVAKGFPIIPCNLCGSQENLQRRVVGEMLEGWEREHPGRLQNILRSLTRVTPSHLLDRDLFDFASLSVQPVEGDKGFDGEEYPEREFLAGLREMTLIQ, from the coding sequence ATGACCCACACCCTCACACCCGAGACGCAACGCCTCTTTTCCACCCTCGTCCGGGGCGCGGCCCAGGCCATCACCGACTACCGCATGATCGAGGACGGCGACCGCGTGATGGTCTGCCTCTCGGGCGGCAAGGACAGCTACACGCTGCTCGACATCCTGCTACACCTGCAAAAGCGGGCGCCGATTGACTTCGAGATCGTCGCCGTGAACCTCGACCAGGGCCAGCCGGGCTTTCCCACCCATGTGCTGCCCGAGTACCTGACGCGGTTAGGCGTGAGGCACGACATCCTGACCGAGGACACCTACTCCATCGTCAAGGAGAAGGTGCCGGAGGGGAAGACGACCTGCTCGCTGTGCAGCCGCCTGCGCCGGGGCATCCTGTACCGCCATGCGCGGGAGATCGGCGCGACGAAGATCGCGCTGGGCCACCACCGCGACGACATCCTCGAAACGCTCTTTATGAACATGTTCTTCGGCGCGCGGCTCAAGGCTATGCCGCCCAAACTTCAGAGCGACGACGGGACGAACGTGGTCATCCGGCCGCTGGCCTACCTCGCGGAGCGGGACATCGAGCGGTATGCCGTGGCGAAGGGCTTTCCCATCATCCCCTGCAACCTGTGCGGCAGTCAGGAGAACCTGCAACGCAGGGTCGTCGGCGAGATGCTGGAGGGCTGGGAGCGGGAGCATCCGGGCCGTCTTCAAAATATCCTGCGCTCGCTGACGCGCGTGACGCCCAGCCACCTCCTCGACCGCGACCTCTTCGACTTCGCCTCGCTGAGCGTGCAGCCCGTCGAGGGCGACAAAGGGTTTGACGGCGAGGAGTACCCGGAGCGGGAGTTTCTAGCGGGGTTGAGAGAGATGACGCTGATTCAATGA
- a CDS encoding DUF72 domain-containing protein, giving the protein MRVWIGCGGYTNDDWAAPGLIYEGVKKDAYLETYSRYFDAVELNSSFYAIPGLKAFEGMARKSAGRTRFAVKLNKVFTHDRAPTDADYDRMLQSPGPLADAGLLGPYLAQFPYSFHRTADNRKYLLGLAERFAGHELAVELRHASWDKPEVREGMAEYGLIWVSPDYPPVGGMPEPQVHVTTDVGYLRLHGRNKGSWWEGGSAAERHDYLYNRAEMDEWAEKIALVADDLSELYIFFLNTTRGHALKNIPMLREALNARGVPIQTPDPGDEGRLI; this is encoded by the coding sequence ATGCGTGTCTGGATCGGTTGTGGCGGCTACACCAACGACGACTGGGCGGCCCCCGGCCTGATCTACGAGGGCGTGAAGAAGGACGCCTACCTGGAGACGTACTCGCGGTACTTCGATGCCGTCGAGCTGAACTCCTCCTTCTACGCGATTCCCGGCCTCAAGGCCTTCGAGGGGATGGCCCGCAAGTCCGCCGGACGCACCCGCTTCGCCGTCAAGCTCAACAAGGTCTTCACCCACGACCGCGCCCCCACCGACGCCGACTACGACCGGATGCTGCAAAGCCCCGGCCCCCTGGCCGACGCGGGGTTGCTGGGTCCCTACCTCGCCCAGTTCCCCTACTCCTTCCACCGCACCGCCGACAACCGCAAGTACCTGCTGGGCCTGGCCGAGCGCTTCGCCGGACACGAACTCGCCGTCGAGCTGAGACATGCCTCCTGGGACAAGCCCGAGGTCCGCGAGGGCATGGCCGAGTACGGCCTGATCTGGGTCAGCCCCGACTATCCCCCGGTCGGCGGGATGCCCGAGCCGCAGGTTCACGTCACGACTGACGTGGGCTACCTCCGGTTGCATGGCCGCAACAAGGGCAGTTGGTGGGAGGGCGGGAGCGCCGCCGAGCGGCACGACTACCTCTACAACCGCGCCGAGATGGACGAGTGGGCGGAGAAGATCGCGCTGGTGGCGGATGATCTGTCTGAACTCTACATATTTTTTCTGAATACGACCCGCGGACATGCACTCAAGAACATCCCCATGCTGCGCGAGGCGTTGAACGCCCGCGGCGTGCCGATACAGACGCCGGACCCGGGTGACGAGGGGCGGCTAATCTGA
- a CDS encoding putative dsRNA-binding protein gives MNPKGDLIARLQALGLGTPTFDATADGPPHDRLFRVTVSAGGRPLGQGEGRSKRDAERAAAEVALQTLDADRDGGGVARSGGRWPIYAAVLEGALETALELAPEDATLDDVRRDAARLYRDLLAELGHGPEEA, from the coding sequence ATGAACCCCAAGGGAGACCTGATCGCGCGGCTTCAGGCGCTGGGCCTGGGCACGCCGACCTTCGACGCCACGGCGGACGGCCCGCCCCACGACCGGCTGTTTCGCGTGACCGTCTCGGCGGGGGGCCGCCCCCTCGGCCAGGGCGAGGGCCGCTCCAAGCGCGACGCCGAGCGAGCGGCGGCGGAGGTGGCCCTGCAGACGCTCGACGCCGACCGGGACGGGGGGGGCGTGGCCCGGTCGGGGGGCCGCTGGCCCATCTACGCGGCGGTGCTGGAGGGGGCGCTGGAGACGGCCCTGGAACTCGCGCCCGAGGACGCGACCCTGGACGACGTGCGCCGCGACGCCGCCCGGCTCTACCGCGACCTCCTCGCCGAGCTGGGGCACGGGCCGGAGGAGGCGTGA
- a CDS encoding HAD family hydrolase, with product MSLTLPARPAGVLFDMDGVLTSNNVFHRQAWQEVAAEVLGLTLTDHDLDTKVDGGRNPEIIERLTGTYPDEGLIRRFHEAKEGRYRTLAQGALREVAGLSAYLDALEERGISFALVTSADAVNVEFGMAALGFGSRFGPRVLGEHVTRGKPHPEPFERGAALLGLDPQDCLAHEDAVNGVLSAAGAGCTVVALTTTAPAEKLLAAGASLAVPDFTAWHEWLA from the coding sequence GTGAGCCTGACGCTCCCCGCCCGCCCCGCCGGGGTGCTCTTCGATATGGACGGGGTGCTGACCTCCAACAACGTCTTCCACCGCCAGGCCTGGCAGGAGGTCGCCGCCGAGGTGCTGGGTCTGACGCTGACCGACCACGACCTCGACACCAAGGTGGACGGGGGCCGCAACCCCGAGATCATCGAGCGGCTGACGGGCACGTACCCGGACGAGGGGCTGATCCGGCGCTTCCACGAGGCGAAGGAGGGGCGTTACCGCACACTGGCCCAGGGGGCGCTGCGCGAGGTTGCAGGCCTGAGCGCCTACCTCGACGCCCTGGAGGAACGGGGCATCTCCTTCGCCCTCGTCACGAGTGCCGACGCGGTGAATGTCGAATTTGGGATGGCGGCGCTGGGGTTCGGCTCCCGCTTCGGACCGCGGGTGCTGGGTGAACACGTTACCCGGGGCAAGCCGCACCCCGAGCCTTTCGAGCGGGGCGCGGCGCTGCTGGGGCTGGACCCGCAGGACTGCCTGGCCCACGAGGACGCGGTGAACGGGGTGCTCAGCGCGGCGGGGGCGGGCTGCACGGTCGTGGCCCTGACGACCACGGCCCCCGCGGAGAAGCTGCTCGCGGCGGGCGCGTCGCTCGCGGTGCCCGACTTCACCGCCTGGCACGAGTGGCTGGCATGA
- a CDS encoding helix-turn-helix domain-containing protein, which produces MTTIPSSVEYVPLKDRTLPIVVERLEGWASAPGQVFRPHRHDFQEILWVHSGQARHTIDGRLIELRAPSVTLIARGQVHAFVDGQGLGAFVVSFTEDLLAGTPGAAAGQLLFNYAPGDQVVPVGSEAQAQALALLELLAGEYERVRGGGDVRLLRPLVEALLVLVWRAIRAADVNHVTDAPDLPRFLTLLERHFTAWHDVGRYARALNLSPKGLSRLTRAALGKTAKEVIQDRRTLEARRLLSFTGASVKEIAGQLGFADPFHFSRAFKAATGLSPQAFREGRPEERAGKK; this is translated from the coding sequence GTGACTACCATCCCCTCCTCCGTCGAATACGTGCCGCTCAAGGACCGGACTTTGCCCATCGTCGTGGAGCGGCTGGAGGGCTGGGCGAGCGCCCCCGGCCAGGTCTTCCGGCCCCACCGGCACGACTTCCAGGAAATCCTCTGGGTCCACTCCGGGCAGGCCCGGCACACCATCGACGGGCGGCTGATCGAGCTGCGGGCGCCCAGCGTGACCCTGATCGCGCGGGGGCAGGTTCACGCCTTCGTGGACGGGCAGGGCCTCGGCGCCTTCGTGGTGTCCTTTACCGAGGACCTGCTGGCAGGCACGCCGGGTGCGGCGGCGGGGCAACTGCTGTTCAACTACGCGCCGGGCGACCAGGTCGTTCCGGTGGGGTCGGAGGCGCAGGCGCAGGCGCTCGCCCTGCTGGAATTGCTGGCGGGCGAGTACGAGCGGGTGCGGGGCGGGGGAGATGTGCGGCTGCTGCGGCCCCTGGTCGAGGCCCTGCTGGTGCTCGTGTGGCGCGCCATTCGGGCCGCCGACGTGAACCACGTGACGGACGCGCCCGACCTGCCCCGGTTCCTCACGCTGCTGGAGCGTCACTTCACCGCCTGGCACGACGTGGGGCGCTACGCCCGGGCGCTGAACCTCTCGCCCAAGGGGCTTTCGCGGCTCACCCGCGCGGCGCTGGGCAAGACCGCCAAGGAGGTCATTCAGGACCGCCGGACCCTGGAGGCCCGGAGGCTGCTGAGCTTCACGGGCGCGAGCGTGAAGGAGATCGCGGGGCAGCTCGGCTTCGCGGACCCCTTTCACTTCAGCCGGGCCTTCAAGGCGGCCACGGGCCTCTCCCCCCAGGCCTTCCGGGAGGGGAGGCCGGAGGAGCGGGCCGGGAAAAAATGA
- a CDS encoding YceI family protein, translating to MHKTHTARLLSLAVLSLAAASAAPAKFEVVSSAENANVMTVESETAVENFTGRTNKISGTLTFDPVARTGSGTVIIDGASIDTGIAARNGHMRSPAWLNFDKVPQVKFTATRVTRLSGDQYRVTGNLTLNGVTRPVTADATVRYTPAGDSTKAAGLKGNVLAVSTKFNVKLSDFGVKNGQITSGRVNDELAISVRFIASDG from the coding sequence ATGCACAAGACCCACACCGCCCGCCTGCTGTCCCTAGCCGTCCTGTCCCTCGCCGCCGCGAGCGCCGCGCCCGCCAAGTTCGAGGTGGTGAGCAGCGCCGAGAACGCCAACGTGATGACCGTCGAGAGCGAAACGGCCGTCGAGAACTTCACGGGCCGCACGAACAAGATCAGCGGCACGCTCACCTTCGACCCCGTGGCGCGGACTGGCAGCGGCACGGTCATCATCGACGGCGCGAGCATCGACACCGGCATCGCCGCGCGCAACGGGCATATGCGCTCGCCCGCGTGGCTGAACTTCGACAAGGTGCCCCAGGTCAAGTTCACCGCGACCCGCGTGACCCGGCTGAGCGGTGACCAGTACCGGGTGACGGGGAACCTCACTCTGAACGGGGTCACGAGGCCCGTGACGGCGGACGCGACCGTGCGCTACACGCCCGCCGGTGACAGCACGAAGGCCGCGGGGCTCAAGGGCAACGTGCTGGCGGTCAGCACGAAGTTCAACGTGAAGCTCAGCGACTTCGGCGTGAAGAACGGGCAGATCACCTCGGGCCGCGTGAACGACGAGCTGGCGATCTCGGTGCGCTTCATCGCCAGCGACGGGTAG
- a CDS encoding YraN family protein, which translates to MKGADAEARAAAHLETLGREVVARNYRIPGGEIDLVSREGGVLIFTEVRQRRNARHGSAAESVTARKLALMRRAALNYLVREHGRDDLPCRLEVLTIDGSAQTGTLTLIPLDG; encoded by the coding sequence ATGAAGGGGGCTGATGCTGAGGCCCGCGCCGCTGCCCACCTCGAAACGCTGGGGCGGGAGGTGGTGGCGCGCAACTACCGCATTCCGGGGGGCGAGATCGACCTCGTGAGCCGCGAGGGTGGAGTTCTGATCTTCACCGAGGTTCGGCAACGTCGGAATGCCCGCCACGGCAGCGCCGCCGAGAGCGTGACTGCGCGCAAACTCGCGCTGATGCGGCGGGCCGCCCTGAACTACCTCGTGCGCGAGCATGGCCGCGACGACCTGCCCTGCCGCCTGGAGGTGCTGACCATCGACGGCTCGGCGCAGACGGGGACGCTCACGCTGATTCCGCTGGACGGGTAG
- a CDS encoding response regulator produces the protein MERRRILLVDDNPHDVELALNAFQDSGDHEILVAVGGREALAALDGPAPLPDLILLDLKMPHIDGLAVLDAVRGRAATRAIPVVMLTTSGEDRDIRESYAHGASAYVIKPMDFTQFREAVRTITAFWAHLNRHPRAG, from the coding sequence GTGGAGCGGCGGCGTATCCTGTTGGTAGACGACAACCCGCATGACGTGGAACTGGCCCTGAACGCCTTTCAGGACAGCGGTGACCACGAGATTCTCGTCGCCGTGGGGGGGCGCGAGGCCCTGGCCGCGCTCGACGGCCCCGCGCCCCTCCCCGACCTGATCCTGCTCGACCTCAAGATGCCGCACATCGACGGTCTGGCCGTTCTGGATGCCGTGCGGGGCCGCGCCGCCACCCGTGCCATCCCGGTCGTCATGCTCACCACGAGTGGCGAGGACCGCGACATCCGCGAGAGCTACGCCCACGGGGCGAGCGCCTACGTGATCAAGCCGATGGACTTCACCCAGTTCCGCGAGGCGGTGCGGACGATTACCGCCTTCTGGGCGCACCTGAACCGCCACCCCCGCGCGGGCTGA